TgcaacagaatgaaaaaggaaataagaatgCAGATACCACTGCTAGCTtaatgattaaaacaaaacaatacagtATCAGCCACACATGCATTAGTAGACCAAGTAAGATATTTCAACTGACCATTACTGTGGATTCTCTTCTGAGCCTACGTAGGCTTTGAATAAAACATTAACAATTATCTTGTTATAACAAGATTTAACCCCATTATGATCAAATTAAATGAGTAGACAAGATCAATTGACAAGTGAAGCATTCAATTGATCACAAATGAGCCAGAACTTGGCCTAAACTGTAGGATTGGAACAGATGATCTTAAacactaatttttaaaaaagactatTTACATCTGAGTTATACCcgctatttatttttaagtagtagCTATTAAAACTGTAGCTTTGAAAACCAgggttaaaaatatttatggcaaaatacatacagaaattaGCACAGTAAAAGTAGTTGACCAAAACACCCTACCTAGGTTAGCATCTTTCTGGCACCTGTTAACTGTCTTCAAAGCCCTGACTACTTAAatcaagaaaatggaaaactgcatttgaaagaaGTACAAAGCTTAGTAAATAGCAAGAATTAATCTGGTACAAGGGACCTGAATAAATATTGTACTTGATGAATGAGTATGAATCATAAGAGTTTCTGGATTCACCATACAAGGTATGTGTTAACAGTGAACAATCCTCTTTGCTTTCACATGCCACTTTTCACATATATCCAAATACTGCACAAAGGAGAACAGTGCCCTTCTCATTTGACAGACAGTAGATCAGGCACAGAACAGTGGCACAGTTTGCCTCTTTGTGGTCACCTCAGGCCAACAGTGAGGCAGGAATCAGAACCCTGGCATTCTGAGTCACAATTCAGCGCTCTTTCTACTTCACAACGCTTAAGCAGGGGCAACTTCCACAACAGtgtctttttgttccttttacatttaaaatccTCTCACTGGGAATGAAGTTCATCTGTATGGTGCAAGACCTATACAGGAATACAACTTTGGAGCAGTGAATCTGAGTATATCTGCTTTAATTCCAATACATTTCTACTATTGCAAAACAATGGAATAacaataattacaaaaaaacagtaaaagctTCAAATTTTACGTCGAGTACCAAACACTTACCGAGCTTATACCAGGTAAATTCAAGAGAGAACCAAGGACTGGAACTCTTCTAATAAAACCAACCACCACAGGAAAGAACCCCCTTTAGGTAAGATATCAGAAGattattattagttttataATTAGACTGTTCCAATGTTGctgtgaaatgaagaaatagaagTTAACTTTAAAACCAAGATTATTAAAGTCCTGTAGCTTCTTCACTGAAAGTTATTTTACCAAATAAATGAACACattcagcagagaaaggaaaaaaccacaaaaagcttttttaaatggacataaacattttcttcataacTCTGAGTCAGTTCTTCAAAAAAAGTAACTAAGTGAATATCCAACTTAATTAACAGAACTGATGCTCCCAACTAACAACACATTCTTGCAATACTCAATGTAAAAACACTTCAAGTTAATTCCAAGTAATTCCCTTTGAAACTATATATAGCAATcttcatatttataaataaaattaagcatgaCAGTTGAACATTCACTTCTTTGACAAATTCACATAAAGTCAGAAATTTGAACAATGAGCCAGGGTTGCTGCCTAGGATAGCTGCTATGGTCTAACATCCACTTTGTATCTGcagcagtaaaaagaaatttctgtggCAGTTTCTCAGCTGTTTGCAGTCAACTGTTGCAATTCAGCTGCTATTGGCATTCTGAGTTGAGCTATACTCTCTCCATAGAACAAGGATTAACACATAATGAAACCTCAGTCACATCAGAACAGCGAGATTTCACTATTCACCATCCTCTTACTGGTAAGAGCTTTTTGCTGAGCATATCTTAAATATACCAGCAACGTGTCCTTGTGATTTCTTATTATTCAAAAAAACCAGATCATTTCACTGATCCAGTAAATCATGATATGCAGGGCACATGAACCGCTTGTAAGACACTTAAACAGTTGGTATAGCCAAGAATAAGAAATAGTCATTATGGGTAGGATAGTTTTTAGCCATAACTTTGGATGTCTGTAATCTGAACACGGCTCCAAAAGCAGTTTAGAGTATAACAAGAAACTGTACTGTAATAGCCTTCTCCAGTGAATAAGATTTAAGCGCATGAAGGTATGGTGAAGGACTAAACCTCTGATAGGAAACTTGTGGCAGtatcttaaataaaaaagggacAGACATTCCAGATTTACTAGAATTTACTTACTCCAAATCAGAGTAAGAGAGCAGTCATGGCTCTCTCACTTCGGTGAGATGATACAtgctaaataaatgaaatcattgCAATCATGTCACCTCTTTCGTATTTTTGGTCACCAGTACCTAACCTTTGTTTTGTGCACAACAGGGGCTCTGCTATTACTTCTACAGGGTATGTGAAAAATGATTGTGTAAAAGTAGTCCAGCTATACGAGATGACAACCTACACACAAAAATTCTTCAGCGACCAGAACACCTAGTGGAACTGTTTTTAGAGGTTTACAAATCATAAGACTGAATAAAGGATAATACAGTATCACCCAAATGCACCTTAGCTGAAGTAGTTAGTAGAACAACTAAATTGCTCCTGATAAATATAAAGgcttttcatataaaaatcCTGGCAAGCCATGTAACTGAAGTCATTAGGACATGCAGAAATTCCCACCCTCACAACAGGCTGATACAACAAATCCAAAACTGCATATGCTGATCTTGTATTCCTTGGGCCTAAGGGAATTATGTACTTCACAGACCAGTGATAACCATGAAGATTTCCTGGTATGCAAACAAGCTGGGTGATCCTGAGGAATTGTGTAAAATGGTGCATGAGGAAAGGAAccgttttttcctttttcagaaaggaaaaagttgcCAAAAAGGTGACCTTGGTTGAAATGAATGaatcaagcaaaacaaaacacctttgttTGAAGTAGTAGCTAGCCAACATTGTAGCAAGAGATTAAGATTCTGACAACTATTAAGCACTAGAAGAGATTGTCTAGATACATTTTAAGTTAAAACATGTGAGAAGCATTCACCTAGAATTATTTATCCACTGTTGATACTCTTCTGGATAAGAGATAGTCCTATTGACTTAAGGAAAACTACTGACCTTCTTTAATCCCTTCAACATTATTTTACCCTGATAGCCCCTAGCTAGCACAAACAGATAATCCATGAATAATCATATTTGCTTAGACATAGCAATTTATAATTCTGTTTGGAAAGATACTCTACTCCACTTGGTACTGGCTGATTAAACCCAAGTGACATGTGCAAGAAGTGACAACGTATTCAGTGAAATAGTGATTTCCAGAACATTTGCAGTAATGTTGAGTTCAGAATAATGCAGTGTAAAACAATAAGAAATGTGTTAAAACTGCAAGacaaattttcagaaatctgtatGTTCAATAGGAAACAAGGTAAATACTCGAGATATCTCAAGAGTTTAAATGTCAGATTAACATACCATTTTACTAAGTAGAAGAAAGAGTAGTATGAATGCAATGTTTTGATTTCAGGTACAAGCGACTTATTTAGCCAGCAgctgaacactgaaaaagatTCAGTGGGCCTTGTATTAGATTAATAAGTATTAACTGAACAGTCTTCTTCTGACTAGAAGTCCAAGAACCAATAAAAGCCCCCGTTCTTTCTTATTAGCACACTTTctactttgttttccagagtaTGGAGCTTCAACCATGGaagtgtaaataaaaatatatacacattgtAAGGGATTCACCCTTACAATTACATTTAAGAAGTGCAATGACATGTTGTGCCAGATGCACCATATTTCTTCTAACATGTATAAAGATGTAACACATACAAAGATTGCTGttcaagaacaagaaaattcatAATTAATGCATTTTGGACAACAGTAACTAAAACCAGCACCTCATACATTCTAACTATCCTAGGGCACAAGTGTGATGAAACATTACACACACCATCTTTCCACAGGGCTACCACAGTAATTAAAAGTAAGTTTACAAAACCAGGATGTCTGTAACCAACTATTTTGCCTCATTTATCAAAGAGAAGAGCAAActctccaccaaaaaaaaaaacaccctaggTATTTAAGTTGCctataagaagaaaatacttaaacttAGCACTGCTAACAATTTGGGCTCCCAAATAGTTTGAAGCTGTACAATTATTTGATTAGATATAAGCAACATTACCAAAATCATTTTGGTATCTGCCTCACAAACATCAGCAGATTTGAGTCCTGAATAACACCAAATTTTCACCTCTTGCAAATGTAAGCCAACAACTTCAAATGAAGATCCTTCAAAAGTTAGCATTCAAATAATGTTATTTTGCCAGTTGCAATACAGCACCactaaacaaatacatttattttttcacatacCAATACAGAAAGCAATTTGGAAAGAAGTCTTACCTGAATAATAGGAAGAACCCATAAATTTCAAGGATCATTCCTATCAAAGGCCAACCAATGAGAACTATGAGCACACCACCCAGGAAAAAGcctgttgctttcattttgtgttttggaaGAAGAATCTAAATGTTCTTTCTAAACCAATAACAAAAGCCAAGCCAGCCACAAATAAAACCTAGAAGAGaaaaaccaaccaaataaagaaaacagctaaTTATATTCCTAAGTTTAGAATGCATATATGTTCTAAAACATTAGATTGCATTTTTGCACAACTTATTTTAATACCAAGATTGATAACAAGAGAGAATttggcagtgttttcttttgtaaactCCATCTTAAAGCACTGTACCTGGCATTCTAAATTTTTCACCtatctgcttaaaaaaatagcaagaagtGTACCTTTGTGGTCTCTGACAAACACATAGAAGTCAGAAAACCTGGTGACAACAGTTGTCTTTCCTGTAAGATAAGTACCCTCGTTATCCACAATTGGTGCTGAAGCTTAGTTTTAGGAATCTTAGCTGTCAATGGTACTGGGAACAGACATGCCACAAAAGCACCTCTGTTCTGCAGCATGGCCACCTGCAAAAGCTCATGCTGATCAGTGGAaaggcaaaacaggaaaaaagctgtAGGATATTATCAGTTACCTTCCTTAGCTTTAACTATTTACTAGACCCAATACAGGCTGAACACTATCATGCTACTCCAGACTATTTAAAGCCACTTTAAGCATCTTTCAGCAACCAGGAAGTTATTTCATCCTGTAAGCATAAACCTGGCCAACATTTTTGCTGAAGAGGGATAGTATCTCAGATTTTACTCAAGATTAACATAAACCTGAACTTCATCcattaatgttatttaagaAACTTTCTTaccacttcttttttaaaaaaactctaAGGATACAGTACCTTTTCTTGCATTATCTTTGGCTACCACAGAGCCTTTCATTGTCTCTTCCTACCTATTCATCATTTTCCCTAAACTGGATCTCATATTTCCACcttccattaagaaaaaatacg
This genomic window from Cygnus olor isolate bCygOlo1 chromosome 1, bCygOlo1.pri.v2, whole genome shotgun sequence contains:
- the GOLT1B gene encoding LOW QUALITY PROTEIN: vesicle transport protein GOT1B (The sequence of the model RefSeq protein was modified relative to this genomic sequence to represent the inferred CDS: inserted 1 base in 1 codon) codes for the protein MISLSDTQKIGMGLTGFGVFFLFFGMILFFDKALLAIGNVLFVAGLAFVIGLERTFRFFFQXHKMKATGFFLGGVLIVLIGWPLIGMILEIYGFFLLFRGFFPVVVGFIRRVPVLGSLLNLPGISSLVDKVGESNNMV